The following is a genomic window from Anoplopoma fimbria isolate UVic2021 breed Golden Eagle Sablefish unplaced genomic scaffold, Afim_UVic_2022 Un_contig_13569_pilon_pilon, whole genome shotgun sequence.
TCGTGTCTACTCCAGCGAATTGAAGAAGATTCTGTTTCCTTACGTTAGTACATCCAGCACCACGCAGCAGTAGTGAtgcagagccctgaagccctCCCTGAGCACATGTGTTGAATGTGTCACATGTCCAAATTACACCAAATTCAGCAAAGCACTCCCTTTGGCCTCCAGCAATACACTCGCCAAATGTTAGGTAGATTGGATGAACAGTTGTCGAGATTtgtgaaggacagacagacagacagacagacagacagacagacagacagacagacagtctggCAGAGATACCTTGCTTTATAGGTAAATATTTAATGGAATATTGTGATTCCGCAGCCTTAAACATATTCATTCTGTGTTCTTCTCTCTTGCTTTCATGTGCTGTCTTTGTTGGGAAACCCTCCAGGAAATCCAGGTAAAATAGTTGTTATTCAGGCACATGCttaggtggtgtgtgtgtgtgtgcgcgtgtgtgtgtgcgcatgtgtgtgcgtgcagacATGTGGGCATGTTGTGTAGTGTACACACAAAAGCGATGACAGCGTTCAGTCAGCAGTGCCTCGGTTATCTTCCCTGACACGGACTCTCCAGCTCGCGGTTGACCCCTTGTCTCTTGCCACAGATCGCTAAGTGTAAGCAGCGTGTCATCGGTGTCATCGGCGTCGTCCAGTGGCAGTTCGGTGCGTAGCGCAGACTCAGACGACATGTATGCCGACCTGGCCAGCCCGGTGTCCTCCGCCAGCTCCCGCTCGCCCACACCAAATCACCCTCGCAAGGAGCGCGGGGCTGCGCGGGAACGGCCCCCGCATGGCAGAGACAAGAACAGGGGTAAGTGTGGGCAACAAAGTCCCCATGAAGCAGGCCAGGAATAGGCAGGCTGCTACACAACAGCTTAATATGAGGTGAATGGTATTAACTGTATTGACTGTTATGATTAATTCAGCTTAATGTACATTGAGCTAAAACACTTGAGTTAATCAGTACAACAACAGTATTGTGTCATACTCacccctctgctgctgtttctcttTCTAAAACAAAGCCTACCTTCcttcaaaaatgtattccagTGAATTTGTCCAAACAGTTTGCATTGAGATCATTGTTGAGCTTCTATTTACTTAGTTCACTTACTGTAGATATTTCAAAGTGAAAGCATACCAGAAATCGTAGGGATTGTGCCCATTGCGGGACTGGAAGGCTTTCCGTATCAAACATCTGTGCAGGAAGTCAGAGTTTCGGTAGCTTCAAGGAAATCAAAAGACCAAACAGGAGAGGTGACtggaaacagtttttttgttcaagTAGAGAAACAGGTTGGTGAAATGACACCTCTGTTGCAGAGATACTAAAAGTCAAGATTTTACACAATTCTTCTTCCAAATTGAGGTTTAAATTGAGCTTTTGATTTGCATTAGTTTTGGTAGTATCAAAAATAGCACAGTGGTTTAGCATTGCATTGTTCCTCAGTTCTCATGTTCTTTCTGTCTGGATCACAGAGAGACCATCAAAGAAAGATGAACCATTCAGAGAGGATCGCAGGAAGATCGACCCATCTGGAGCCCCACCTAGAGGAGGAAACCCCATGCCCAGATCTGGACCTGGTAGCAGGGGTGGCCACCCTGTACATCCCCCGCCTGGCACCATGGGCCCCCCAGGAAGCTACGGAGGTTCTGGTTCCCACAAAGACATTAAACTCACTCTCCTCAATAAGGTTAATATGGTTCTTTTCCCATTTTTCAAAGGTCCGTTTCTTTCTTGCAGAGGAATTAGTCACCATATGTTAATTATGGTGCTTTAGTAGGTTTTTTGCCTTTTAATCTTTTTCATCACTAAAATGTTTCCCTCCTATTTCccttcattttaattcaattcaattcagtttattttgtatagcccagaatcacaaattacgaatttgcctcagagggctttacaatctgtgcacatgcgacatcctctgtccttccctcacatcggcacaggaaaaactcccctaaaaaacccctttaacagggagaaaaaaggaagaaacctatgggagaacgacagaggagggatccttctcccaggatggacagaatgcaatagatgtcatgtgtacataCATTTTAGTTCCATACTTGCTTGAAACAAAGTACAGACAGATTTTCtctggaaataaaaatacacttattgAAGTTGAAATAGATTATAAATTAGTTGGACTCAGACTTGCTAATTGGATGGAATTCCTTAAATTtccatctttattttcattgcttGACTTCACGCGTCCTCTCATTTCCCAGCAGCAGGCAGATAAGGGCAACAGAAAGAGGTACCTGCCTGCAGACAAAGACAGGCCTGGTTCCCCCCTCAGCAAGAGAATGGCCATGTCTCCAGACAGAGGTGAGACACGTGCTGACTGAGGGCATACACACCTCTTCACTGTCAAACATCTTTTAGTGTTTCACATACACACCACACCTAGAACAACTTATGGGAACAATACTGGCTTTTTATTAAGAATCAGGTTTTTGCTTTTGTCCATCTCTGACATGATGGATATGATGCAGTTTGTGTGGTGACATTCACAGTATTGCTTGCCGGAATTAATTGATGATTAATGTGACATTCTGGCCAGATTCCACACGAGTACAGATTGGACATGTTTAATGATTTATAAacattgatatttattttatgttactttaacagcagttttaacagtttctaaatcattttgttattgtattaATTCATTTGCCAGTCATTAGCTGGTTTCGGTCACTTAAATGTGAATGGTCGATTTTCTGTAAACTTTATCCAAATTAAGAGGATTCTTATTCTTAGTCAAGCTGAAGAAAAGTTTCAGtaggtttttttaattaaatatgaagaaattaaTATCTTTGATTGTAGCGGCCTTCCTTTGACCATATCCTCTTGCAAGGCTAATGCCACCGCAGCCCttgcctctctctgctgcatgtCTCCGGCCGTATATTCCAATAAATATGTCTGAATATCCGAGTCAGCCaaaacactgtgaaatgtaTCCTCATCCATAACATCCAGCACTCAAACGTAGCTACATTGCATacaagcaaagagaaaaaggaaattcaGCTTTTTAGCAGCATCTAGAGCCCGCCCCTGGCTACCCAGAGGCGGAGCCTAGAAAGCTGAAGCAGTCTGTAGTCTCCTTCCTTCCAACTACATCACTGTCATGTCAAATGACGGCGCTGGAAGAACTGGGTCgttaaagcacacacaaaggCGTTTATTGGTTCAATTGACTTCATTTACCATCAACGCTGAGTGGATGATCACCATGAAAGTTGGTACATATTTCCCTTGAGATAGCCCTGGCTAATGTTAATTCACCAGTAGGGCCAAAACTAACGattatttcaaaatcaattagttatgaaataaattaaattcattgttttactctataacatttcagaaaataagTTGAAAGGGGGgttgaaataatgaaattaataaaataatgacactacATCGAAAACCAAGAGAGCCTGTTAATATTTCCATAGGAGAAGCTGGATCCAGTGcatattttgcttttaaaaaatgattcaatgtTGGGGATTCATTGTCAAAATCATTGACTACTTGTTTCAGCTTTACCAGCCAACTTATGTAATGTTTAGTGGCTCATGAGTTGTTTTATAGGGAGCTGCACAAACAAATCATACACGTCACAGAGATCTCCATGATTTGACTACTACTTGTTCCGTTTCTGATTTGAAAGAACAGGGTTGTTGTGAATAGAAATGTCCATTCATTCCATTACATTTCTGTTACGTAGCCCACACAAGCTGACATCCTAATTTACCTCGATCAATGTGGAAGTTGAGATTTTCATGAAAAGTGTAACAACTGTTAAGACATTTTGACAGCTTTAAGTTAAGCTATTTAGTCTCCAGAACAGCCgtaacatgttgtttttaattaactcAGTCGTTGCCAAAATGCACACCTCCAAACCATTCAGGATGAACACCCTCTAACGATTAATCTGGTGTTTTTCAGGACGTGATAAGAGGATTCCCGGCCGACCCATACTCCCCCTCGAATGGATCGGCCCAGAGGCCAGGGGCCCCGACCAATGCCCCCCAGGGAGACAGGTTGGTGCAACCTTCAGCATGTTACTGCTGTGAAATGTATTCTTTAACACTTCTATCAtacatttcaattcaattcaattcagtttattttgtatagcccagaatcacaaattacaaatttgcctcagagggctttacaatctgtgcacatgcgacatcctctgtccttccctcacatcggcacaggaaaaactcccctaaaaaaacccctttaacagggagaaaaaaggaagaaacctatgggagaacgacagaggagggatccttctcccaggatggacagaatgcaatagatgtcatgtgtacagaatgagcagcataacagttcttagatacaacacattcaatgtatatgacataaatgattcatataataagactacatataataacagcagcaattattacagtagaattatagccatgaaaatagggatagtaatgtgactaataataataatcgaagtagcagtgggtgtcagtcggctcacagcaggaggcacgactacggtccaggtaccacaacgtttcatggaaacctgcagaacgagaaagcaaaagggcttcagggtggaagtaaagctaaaatgcttaatggtacaggtaatagtgatagtaatgtgactagtaataataataatggtggtagcagtcggtgtcagcagggccgtagcaggatgcacatccacggtccaggtacagccacgatttatagaagcctgcgaagcgagaaagcacaaagactccagggtagaagcaagtcaataagcgtaatagtacaggcaataataatagtaatgtgactaataatgatagtggtagtagtagtgggtgtcagcagggtctcagtcggtggcacgatgacagtccaaatataaccccgattcctgggaacctgcgaggcgagaaagcacaagaactccggggaagaagcaaaatcagtaatgtgcataaataggagattaatacataaagaaggagggagagaagaggagagaggagctcagcgtatcctaggtagtccccggctgtctaggcatatagcagcatatctaggggctggaccaaggcgaacaaCAGAACATATAATACATCAACAACAGAAGTCAAAAAAGGTTAGAAATAGGGGGGGAAAGGGAGGTGGGAGTGTGGAGATTCTAAAgtcatcttttctttctgaCTCATCATGCTTGTTGCCAGCTGTGTGCACCACATCGTGTTACACAGGCCAAACACATGACCACAAATGTTTGACAAACATGAGAAGCATGCCACAGAAGAGGAAGTCTATcttgcataataataatactattaacTGGCTCTTTAGGGCTCCTTTCACTATCATTTAGGTGCACCTGAAGTATTTCACTGCAGATTTGGCTcagcaataaaacatttccagCGTTACCTTTTTTGACAGCTCCCATAGAcatatgaaaaatgacaaaagtttTGTATTAAAGTGAGTCTTTTGAGTGTCTCTTCCCGTTTAGATGCTGCACGATTCTGTATTTCAGTGTTGGTCAGCAATCTCGTTAAttgaccaaaaccaacaatgttcTAGTGTGTCTCtcagtattttctgttttctgtcacaaGAGCATAGACTCCTATTGAATCATGTGATTTGTACacagcttcatttttttaaagtttcatatTTAAAGAGGCTCAGAAATGTGCCTAAACAGATGGATATAGTTGAAGCAGGCTATTGGTCCATATACCAGCTGGTTCCAAATAGTGATTTGGTTGTGTTAAGACTTTTAGTCAAAAtccacattttaatttaattagaaGTAATTCTAGATTAGGTGTGGTTTGGACTATTTTCAGATGTGcattaatccacat
Proteins encoded in this region:
- the LOC129088600 gene encoding zinc finger CCCH domain-containing protein 18-like isoform X2; the protein is MEYCDSAALNIFILCSSLLLSCAVFVGKPSRKSRSLSVSSVSSVSSASSSGSSVRSADSDDMYADLASPVSSASSRSPTPNHPRKERGAARERPPHGRDKNRERPSKKDEPFREDRRKIDPSGAPPRGGNPMPRSGPGSRGGHPVHPPPGTMGPPGSYGGSGSHKDIKLTLLNKQADKGNRKRYLPADKDRPGSPLSKRMAMSPDRGRDKRIPGRPILPLEWIGPEARGPDQCPPGRQETSSVTSPQVIWKRPCAAVGQATPPGSASAAGSGSGSNKPSNTLSRREELLKQLKAVEDAIARKRAKIPTK
- the LOC129088600 gene encoding zinc finger CCCH domain-containing protein 18-like isoform X3, producing the protein MYADLASPVSSASSRSPTPNHPRKERGAARERPPHGRDKNRERPSKKDEPFREDRRKIDPSGAPPRGGNPMPRSGPGSRGGHPVHPPPGTMGPPGSYGGSGSHKDIKLTLLNKQQADKGNRKRYLPADKDRPGSPLSKRMAMSPDRGRDKRIPGRPILPLEWIGPEARGPDQCPPGRQETSSVTSPQVIWKRPCAAVGQATPPGSASAAGSGSGSNKPSNTLSRREELLKQLKAVEDAIARKRAKIPTK
- the LOC129088600 gene encoding zinc finger CCCH domain-containing protein 18-like isoform X1 encodes the protein MEYCDSAALNIFILCSSLLLSCAVFVGKPSRKSRSLSVSSVSSVSSASSSGSSVRSADSDDMYADLASPVSSASSRSPTPNHPRKERGAARERPPHGRDKNRERPSKKDEPFREDRRKIDPSGAPPRGGNPMPRSGPGSRGGHPVHPPPGTMGPPGSYGGSGSHKDIKLTLLNKQQADKGNRKRYLPADKDRPGSPLSKRMAMSPDRGRDKRIPGRPILPLEWIGPEARGPDQCPPGRQETSSVTSPQVIWKRPCAAVGQATPPGSASAAGSGSGSNKPSNTLSRREELLKQLKAVEDAIARKRAKIPTK